CGAGCAGGTCATCTCCGGCATCGTCCTCAAGTCCTACAGGGTCACCGCCCAGAGCCTCGGCATGCGCTCCGTAGGGGGTGGACAAAATGTCCAGGGGTGCGGACAAAATGTCCAGGGGGTGCGGACAAAATGTCCAGGGGGTGCGGACAAAATGTCCACCAATATATATAGGGATAATATAGGGGATAATAATAAACCCCCTATAGTCCCCCTAGAGCGCGGCGAAGCGGACGGGTACGACCCCATTCGAGACGTAATCGACCACCTGAACGCCCGCTCGGGCAAGTCCTTCAAGGCCGATACCAAGGCCACGCGCGGCATGGTGCACGCGCGCATGGAGGAGGGATACGGCGTCGACGTCATCAAGCGCGTGATCGACCTCAAGGTGGGACAGTGGTCCAAGTCGCCCAAGATGCGCGCGTTCATCCGCCCGTCCACCCTTTTCAGCAAGACGAACTTCGAGAACTACGTCAACGAGCTCGGCCCAATCTCCGACTACTCGAAATATGACGGCGTGGTCGACGAGGTAATCGGGGGTGGTATGTGATGGACATCGCGAACGCGATCACCCCGCCGCCCATCGAGTGCCCGTATTGCGGCCGCCCGCTCAAGCGCACCTCCGTCATGGTCGGGAACGTCTCGTACCATCCGACCTGCTGGGCATCCTGCGGCTGCGCCGAGTCGCGCAGGGTCTGGGAGAAGCCGCCCACGCGCGCCGACAAGGCCCTCGACCGGGCGCGCGTGCCCTCCCTGTTCCGCGGCATGGCGCACCCGGACGCCCCGCGCCTGGCGGATGCCATGGAGGAGGGCGAATGGGTCTACGTGCAGGGCAGCTACGGCACACGCAAGACCGAGCTGGCATGCTGCATCGTCGAGGAGCTGGTGAGCATCCGCCACGCGCATGCCATGTTCTCCACGGCCGCCGAGCTGGTCAAGGCGCGCATCGACGCGCCCGAGCTTTGGAACCGCGCGCGCTGCATCGACTTCCTGGCCATCGACGATTTGGGCAAGGAGGGCACCAGCGAGTACTCCGTGGCCGCCATGTGGGAGCTGGTCGACGCCCGCTATTCGGCGAGCAAGGCCACGGTCTTCACGGCCAACTACAGCCGCGGGGACCTGCTGGGGCTTTACGCCAGGCACGGCGAGGCCAAGACCGCGGAGGCCATAGCGAGCCGCCTGCAGCTGTGCCGCTGCATCACGACGACTGGCGAGGACGTGCGCCAGAGGGGAGGCGCGCGATGACCATGTCGACCCGTTCCGCCCACCACGCCCCTCACGCCAGGGCCGCACGGGAGCGTACCTGTGCCACGTGCCTGCACGCCTGCCGCGAGGGCTCCCGCCGCCGCGAGCGCTGCGAGCGAAACGGCAGCTGCGCGCAATGGGCGCGACGCCCCGCCGAGCGCTCGTGGAAGGACGAGATTCCCGCCTGGATGTTCTCGAACAGGGCCAGGAATCCCATCCTCGCGACGCGCCCCGACGGGCAATGGCGCGCCTGGAAGAGCGTCACGGAGGCCGCGGAGGCGCTCGGCGTGCCAGCGTGCCGCGTCACCTCCCTGGCCAGCAGGCACGGCGTGCTCGATGGCTGGCGAATCACGTATTTGAAGGAATCGGTAAACCGATAGATAGCAAAGGAGACTCAATGCAGATCAGGAACGTAAGGCTCGACGCCATAGTGGCCGACGAGAACAACCCCCGCCAGGACTTCGGCGACCTGGACGCGCTAGCCGCGTCGTTCGCCGGCAACGGCGGACAGCCGTGGAACCCGCCCATCGTGGTGGCCGACGGCTCCATCTTCCGCATCGTGGACGGCGAGCGCCGCATCCGCGCCATGCGCTCCCTGGGCGAGGGCGCGCCCGAGGAGGTCGCATGCGTCGTGTGCGAGGGCATGGACGAGCGCGATGCCGCCGTGGCCATGGTGGCCACCGACGACAAGCGCCGCCTGACCGACGAGGAGAAGAGCCGCGGCACGCAGCAGATGCTGCTGCTCGGCGTCGACGATGACGTAATCGATAAGGCCGCCCACCTCGCGCCTGGAAGCGCCCGACGCGCCCGGCGTGGCCGTTCCGTCGCGGGCGATGCGGGCGACCAGATGACGTTCGACCGCCTGTTCGCCATCGGCGAGTTCGCCGAGGCGGGAGACGACGAGGCCGCAGCTGCCGTCCTCGATGCGGAGGATGGGAAGTGGCGCTTCGTGGCCGATAGCCGCAAGCGCCTGTCTCGCAATCGCGCGACCGCCAGGGCGGCCATCGACGCGCTCGCCGGGGTGGGCATCGGGCTGGTGGGCGAGAGGCCCCTGGACATGACGCACGAGTACACGCTCAGCCCCTGGAAGAACATCCCGAAGGCCGTCGAATCGCATGACTGGCCCGAAGGCTGCGTCGCCTACGCCGAGGTGGACGATGGCATGGTGACCGTCTACGCCCCCTCATCCGACGCCGTGGATGCCGAGGCGGAGGAGCGCTCGATCGCCGCGCAGGCGAAGGCCGACGAGCTGGCGGCCGCGGTGGAGTCCGTGGAGGCGTTCGTCTACGAGTCCATCCTGTCAGGAGGGCCGCTGCCGAACGTGGGCCGCTGGGCGCTCGATCGCGTCTGGGCAACCGAGGGATATTCCGCGCCGCAGTTCGTCCGCCGCGCGAAGGAGGATGGCAGGGAGCTGCGCATGTCGAAGATGTTCGACTACGTGAGCGGCCTGCCCCTCGCCGTCGTCATCGGCAACCGAATGCCCACCCCGGCGAAGTTCGGCGTGAAGGCCCTCTTCCTTGGCGAACTTGGCGGCATGACCACCTACGAGCACGACAAGGCGGTGGACTGGGCTGCCGTGTATGCCGCCGCCCTCGCCGATGGATTCGAGCTCGACCCCGAGCTGCAGCCCGCCGTCGACGCGTATGTCGAGTGGGCCAGTTCTGATGACTGGAAGGGCGACGGCGAGGATGGTGATGAGTAATGGCGATGGACTTGCAGGACGTCGTGTCCGTTGCCCACGACTGGAACATCGCCGTCTCGGTCGATTCGGAGGCAATGTCCCATTACATCGAGGGCGCCCGCGTATCGGGATT
This genomic stretch from Denitrobacterium detoxificans harbors:
- a CDS encoding conserved phage C-terminal domain-containing protein is translated as MLPSKTYVVQHAWMVNDLGLSGARLSVYSIIYGFSQDGCSWFEGSQRYLAEWCGASTRTIRRALSDLKDMGLIEEREQVISGIVLKSYRVTAQSLGMRSVGGGQNVQGCGQNVQGVRTKCPGGADKMSTNIYRDNIGDNNKPPIVPLERGEADGYDPIRDVIDHLNARSGKSFKADTKATRGMVHARMEEGYGVDVIKRVIDLKVGQWSKSPKMRAFIRPSTLFSKTNFENYVNELGPISDYSKYDGVVDEVIGGGM
- a CDS encoding ATP-binding protein; its protein translation is MAHPDAPRLADAMEEGEWVYVQGSYGTRKTELACCIVEELVSIRHAHAMFSTAAELVKARIDAPELWNRARCIDFLAIDDLGKEGTSEYSVAAMWELVDARYSASKATVFTANYSRGDLLGLYARHGEAKTAEAIASRLQLCRCITTTGEDVRQRGGAR
- a CDS encoding ParB/RepB/Spo0J family partition protein encodes the protein MQIRNVRLDAIVADENNPRQDFGDLDALAASFAGNGGQPWNPPIVVADGSIFRIVDGERRIRAMRSLGEGAPEEVACVVCEGMDERDAAVAMVATDDKRRLTDEEKSRGTQQMLLLGVDDDVIDKAAHLAPGSARRARRGRSVAGDAGDQMTFDRLFAIGEFAEAGDDEAAAAVLDAEDGKWRFVADSRKRLSRNRATARAAIDALAGVGIGLVGERPLDMTHEYTLSPWKNIPKAVESHDWPEGCVAYAEVDDGMVTVYAPSSDAVDAEAEERSIAAQAKADELAAAVESVEAFVYESILSGGPLPNVGRWALDRVWATEGYSAPQFVRRAKEDGRELRMSKMFDYVSGLPLAVVIGNRMPTPAKFGVKALFLGELGGMTTYEHDKAVDWAAVYAAALADGFELDPELQPAVDAYVEWASSDDWKGDGEDGDE